Proteins encoded together in one Salarchaeum sp. JOR-1 window:
- a CDS encoding SdpI family protein: protein MPGVREGDVKYRRQRALTLAFVLAGFAASALAYPDLPARMATHWNASGEVDGTMSRLAGAFFLPALTAFVVGLLLAAPSIDPRKQRYESFRGVYEWVVAGTAGFLAYVHVLVLAWNLDYAIPIGQALAPAFAALLYACGVLLDRAEPNWFVGVRTPWTLDDDEVWRETHERGALAFKLAAVLALGGVVLPDYFLVFVVAPTLLAAAYATVYSYLAYRRREA from the coding sequence ATGCCGGGCGTCCGAGAGGGAGACGTGAAGTACCGGCGTCAGCGCGCGCTCACCCTCGCGTTCGTGCTCGCGGGGTTCGCCGCGAGCGCGCTCGCATACCCCGACCTCCCCGCGCGGATGGCGACGCACTGGAACGCGAGCGGCGAGGTTGACGGCACGATGTCCCGCCTCGCGGGCGCGTTCTTCCTCCCCGCGCTCACCGCGTTCGTCGTCGGCCTGCTGCTCGCCGCGCCGAGTATCGACCCGCGAAAACAGCGCTACGAGTCGTTCCGCGGCGTCTACGAGTGGGTCGTCGCCGGAACCGCGGGCTTCCTCGCGTACGTCCACGTGCTCGTGCTCGCGTGGAACCTCGACTACGCGATCCCCATCGGACAGGCGCTCGCGCCCGCGTTCGCCGCGCTCCTCTACGCCTGCGGCGTCCTCCTCGACCGCGCGGAACCGAACTGGTTCGTGGGCGTCCGCACCCCGTGGACGCTCGACGACGACGAGGTCTGGCGAGAGACTCACGAGCGCGGCGCGCTCGCGTTCAAACTCGCCGCCGTCCTCGCGCTCGGCGGCGTCGTCCTCCCGGACTACTTCCTCGTGTTCGTGGTCGCGCCCACCCTGCTCGCCGCCGCCTACGCCACCGTCTACTCCTACCTCGCCTACCGCCGCAGGGAAGCGTGA
- a CDS encoding acyltransferase, with amino-acid sequence MTKRHVSLPDDAEATLRDFVGEVDERLSTEDPYEVVEDVLVDLNGDREAYEAWQNGNTVSSIEEARLQSYNPRNATLESEYYAEKDEEAFAESKPLQWLWRQFDNTPVADNVDFALEFRQMLARHLFADAGEGLRIFKGVSMTYGHNIELGDNVVIHDDVHLDDRGELTVGDRVSLSDGAHVYTHDHDIVDQTEVTNYHTTIEDDARVTQGALVRAGVTVGENSLVGARSVVQSDVPAHHVAVGMPAASVRVKPGFEDEAVPVEDADDAAGDRESRRIPYALPADFDDYDEFQRDI; translated from the coding sequence ATGACGAAACGCCACGTCTCCCTCCCTGACGACGCGGAGGCGACGCTCCGCGACTTCGTGGGTGAGGTGGACGAGCGCCTCTCGACGGAAGACCCCTACGAGGTCGTCGAGGACGTACTCGTGGACCTGAACGGCGACCGGGAGGCCTACGAGGCCTGGCAGAACGGAAACACGGTGTCGAGCATCGAGGAAGCGCGCCTGCAGTCGTACAACCCGCGGAACGCCACCCTGGAGTCGGAGTACTACGCGGAGAAGGACGAAGAGGCGTTCGCGGAGTCGAAGCCCCTGCAGTGGCTGTGGCGGCAGTTCGACAACACGCCCGTCGCGGACAACGTGGACTTCGCGCTCGAGTTCCGGCAGATGCTCGCCCGCCACCTGTTCGCGGACGCCGGCGAGGGATTACGCATCTTCAAGGGCGTGTCGATGACGTACGGCCACAACATCGAACTCGGAGACAACGTCGTCATCCACGACGACGTGCACCTCGACGACCGCGGCGAACTCACCGTCGGCGACCGCGTGAGCCTCAGCGACGGCGCGCACGTGTACACCCACGACCACGACATCGTAGACCAGACCGAGGTGACGAACTACCACACGACAATCGAGGACGACGCGCGCGTGACGCAGGGCGCGCTCGTCCGCGCGGGCGTCACCGTCGGCGAGAACAGCCTCGTCGGCGCGCGCTCGGTCGTCCAGTCCGACGTCCCCGCCCACCACGTCGCCGTCGGGATGCCCGCGGCGAGCGTCCGCGTCAAACCCGGGTTCGAGGACGAAGCGGTTCCCGTCGAGGACGCCGACGACGCCGCGGGCGATCGCGAGAGCCGCCGCATTCCCTACGCGCTCCCCGCCGACTTCGACGACTACGACGAGTTCCAGCGCGACATCTGA
- a CDS encoding aldo/keto reductase translates to MQYRELGDSGVEVSEVGFGAWVVGTDWWGDRDEDDQREMVEHAVEQGITYFDTGDVYGHGQSEEFLGDFLAPYREEVTLATKIGYDFYNNPQAGHGELPKEMDPGYLREAVEKSLDRLGVEHVEYLQLHNPNVSEMTPDVLEVLDEVREDGLADAIGVALGPSIGWLAEGDFAIENEFDGVQYVGNLLEQDVHRHFVETVREAGADTSLIARVPHSSGILNEQVTPDTELDAGDHRGFRPDEWYETGWEKLEELRFLERDGERTMGQAAIQWLLSFDEVASVTPTFRSKEDITEWAAAPDTPAVSDDEQERVADLYEANFGVERFDGMDAEDYRTSVDGDDLRDAGILAD, encoded by the coding sequence ATGCAGTACCGTGAACTCGGTGACTCCGGTGTCGAGGTGAGCGAGGTCGGGTTCGGCGCGTGGGTCGTCGGCACCGACTGGTGGGGTGACCGCGACGAGGACGACCAGCGCGAGATGGTCGAACACGCGGTCGAGCAGGGCATCACGTACTTCGACACGGGCGACGTCTACGGGCACGGACAGAGCGAGGAGTTCCTCGGGGACTTCCTCGCGCCCTACCGCGAGGAGGTGACGCTCGCAACGAAGATCGGGTACGACTTCTACAACAATCCGCAGGCGGGCCACGGCGAACTCCCGAAGGAGATGGATCCCGGCTACCTCCGGGAGGCCGTCGAGAAGAGCCTCGACCGTCTCGGCGTCGAGCACGTGGAGTACCTCCAGCTCCACAACCCGAACGTCTCCGAGATGACGCCGGACGTGCTCGAAGTCCTCGACGAGGTTCGCGAGGACGGGCTGGCGGACGCTATCGGCGTCGCGCTCGGCCCGAGCATCGGCTGGCTCGCGGAGGGGGACTTCGCCATCGAGAACGAGTTCGACGGCGTCCAGTACGTCGGGAACCTCCTCGAACAGGACGTCCACCGACACTTCGTGGAGACCGTCCGGGAGGCGGGTGCGGACACGTCGCTCATCGCCCGCGTCCCCCACTCGTCGGGCATCCTGAACGAGCAGGTGACGCCGGACACGGAACTCGACGCGGGCGACCACCGCGGGTTCCGGCCCGACGAGTGGTACGAGACCGGCTGGGAGAAACTGGAGGAACTCCGGTTCCTCGAACGAGACGGCGAGCGCACGATGGGGCAGGCCGCGATTCAGTGGTTGCTCTCGTTCGACGAGGTCGCGTCCGTGACGCCGACGTTCCGCTCGAAGGAGGACATCACGGAGTGGGCCGCCGCGCCCGACACGCCCGCGGTCAGCGACGACGAACAGGAGCGCGTCGCCGACCTCTACGAGGCGAACTTCGGCGTAGAGCGCTTCGACGGCATGGACGCCGAGGACTACCGGACGAGCGTGGACGGCGACGACCTGCGGGACGCCGGTATCCTCGCGGACTGA
- a CDS encoding heme-binding protein, whose amino-acid sequence MVDAPETEEGWFALHDFRTVDWDAWRDAPERDREAAIEDAAAFQTHREALARSDAGDSAVFSVTGSKADLLFVHFRERLDELDRIQRSFEQTEFAAYTERAHSYVSVSEVSGYVSDEYFTNPEAVDDGLKNYIEGKLTPEIPEDTYVSFYPMSKRRRPGQNWYDLDFEERADLMAGHGDVGREYAGKIKQVIASSVGLDDWEWGVTLFGDDPTDIKDIVYEMRFDDASSKYGEFGDFYVGRRFPPADFDAFLAGEEVPTPDDETAHDHRRGESAHGHDDRSDDADEAGEESLRDELADLDVYAGKPHGEDVYAVGLYSDADLDDLESEVADLAESFDHYDTHVETTVYEPTNEGAAAVVSLWDTQSAADTAAGFLNDLPGITSKVAESEDGWGTMGMFYTVKPEHRDDFVEKFDAVGDALAGIDGHRQTRLLQDTDDENAFFIDSRWDSQDAATDFFRSDAFRDTVQWGRDVLADRPRHVFLA is encoded by the coding sequence ATGGTTGACGCGCCCGAGACCGAGGAGGGCTGGTTCGCGCTGCACGACTTCCGGACCGTGGACTGGGACGCGTGGCGGGACGCGCCCGAACGCGACCGCGAGGCCGCGATCGAGGACGCGGCCGCGTTCCAGACCCACCGGGAGGCGCTCGCGCGGAGCGACGCGGGCGACTCCGCCGTGTTCAGCGTCACGGGAAGCAAGGCCGACCTCCTGTTCGTCCACTTCCGGGAGCGCCTGGACGAACTCGACCGCATCCAGCGGTCGTTCGAGCAGACCGAGTTCGCGGCGTACACGGAGCGCGCGCACTCCTACGTCTCCGTGAGCGAGGTCTCGGGGTACGTGAGCGACGAGTACTTCACGAATCCCGAGGCGGTGGACGACGGCCTGAAGAACTACATCGAGGGGAAGCTCACGCCCGAGATTCCCGAGGACACCTACGTCTCCTTCTACCCGATGAGCAAGCGCCGCCGGCCCGGTCAGAACTGGTACGACCTCGACTTCGAGGAGCGCGCCGACCTGATGGCCGGCCACGGCGACGTGGGCCGCGAGTACGCCGGGAAGATCAAGCAAGTCATCGCCTCCAGCGTGGGACTGGACGACTGGGAGTGGGGCGTGACGCTGTTCGGCGACGACCCGACGGACATCAAGGACATCGTGTACGAGATGCGCTTCGACGACGCGTCCTCCAAGTACGGCGAGTTCGGCGACTTCTACGTCGGCCGGCGGTTCCCGCCCGCGGACTTCGACGCGTTCCTCGCCGGCGAAGAAGTCCCGACCCCCGACGACGAGACCGCCCACGACCACAGACGCGGCGAGAGCGCGCACGGCCACGACGACCGGAGTGACGACGCCGACGAGGCGGGCGAGGAGTCGCTGCGAGACGAACTCGCAGACCTCGACGTGTACGCCGGAAAACCGCACGGCGAGGACGTGTACGCCGTCGGCCTCTACTCCGACGCCGACCTCGACGACCTCGAATCCGAGGTCGCGGATCTCGCGGAGAGCTTCGACCACTACGACACCCACGTCGAGACCACCGTCTACGAACCCACGAACGAGGGGGCGGCCGCCGTCGTCTCCCTCTGGGACACGCAGAGCGCCGCGGACACCGCCGCCGGCTTCCTCAACGACCTCCCCGGCATCACCAGCAAAGTCGCCGAATCGGAGGACGGCTGGGGAACCATGGGCATGTTCTACACCGTCAAACCCGAACACCGAGACGACTTCGTGGAGAAGTTCGACGCCGTCGGCGACGCCCTCGCCGGCATCGACGGCCACCGCCAGACCCGCCTCCTCCAGGACACCGACGACGAGAACGCGTTCTTCATCGACTCCCGCTGGGACTCCCAGGACGCCGCCACCGACTTCTTCCGCAGCGACGCCTTCCGCGACACCGTCCAGTGGGGCCGCGACGTGCTCGCAGACCGCCCCAGACACGTCTTCCTCGCGTAA
- a CDS encoding PadR family transcriptional regulator — translation MRKSDPPKGLVSYLVLELLAEQPRYGYELLKEITELSGGHWEPSYGSVYPILYKFEDNGWAQRIEREDEPDRKYFELTEAGREELAEKREEVGGTAKDFADIILGFYHMYAVLGIDDRFQVENPEDGWQFGEAFSAWIVEQVVRHHEHYFDTTFERIPDTPEAFNDRMDVSDE, via the coding sequence ATGCGTAAGAGTGATCCGCCGAAGGGACTCGTCTCGTACCTCGTCCTCGAACTCCTCGCCGAACAGCCACGATACGGGTACGAGCTCCTCAAGGAGATAACCGAACTCAGCGGCGGCCACTGGGAGCCCTCCTACGGCTCGGTCTACCCGATCCTCTACAAGTTCGAGGACAACGGCTGGGCACAGCGCATCGAGCGCGAGGACGAACCCGACCGGAAGTACTTCGAACTCACCGAGGCGGGCCGCGAGGAACTCGCGGAGAAACGCGAGGAAGTCGGCGGAACCGCGAAGGACTTCGCCGACATCATTCTCGGGTTCTACCACATGTACGCCGTGCTCGGCATCGACGACCGCTTTCAGGTGGAGAACCCCGAGGACGGCTGGCAGTTCGGCGAAGCGTTCTCCGCGTGGATAGTCGAACAGGTCGTCCGCCACCACGAGCACTACTTCGACACGACGTTCGAGCGCATCCCGGACACGCCCGAGGCGTTCAACGACCGGATGGACGTCTCAGACGAGTAG
- a CDS encoding site-2 protease family protein codes for MNEWTWVLAGVLAYWVVVAVARNRGLLPDYVNTMGPLLTVHTNRGKRLLDRLARPKRAWRAWGNFGLGVALVVLVGAFALLATTAIALVQNPPAAASAVGNPRSALVVPGVNPFLPVAVAPEIVLGLFVGLVVHEGGHGVMSRVEGIGVESMGVVLLAVLPMGAFVEPDQEDQRLVSRGSRARMFAAGVTNNFLVALLAFGLLFGPVASAIAVAPGAAVGGVVEQSPAAQAGIEPGDRIVAVGNESIESNEEFEAVLANRSSQSVSMTLASGETVTVNRSVLVTGVPEAGSDLAAATAFSPHNGISTGDTIVSVNGTSVETEAGFRALVANTTIATVTTATGNTTTGPVGALVTLVDGEPFASQTGLAAGDAVVVTRLDGQRVVTYADVSDALADTAPGDSVEIEYDVDGEQRTATVTLAESPNGDIGFLGVQGSPGYSGMTVSDAGIELYPAGFYLDVLGGDLTGVTLTQSAMFLVFLPFLAAVGLGVPYNFPGFVPDNAAFYTTTGVLDPLGGAGLLLANALFWVGWVNINLGFFNCIPGYPLDGGHLLRTSAESVVSRLPIEDKRSAVRAVTTSVGFAMLACLVLMLFPNLLV; via the coding sequence ATGAACGAGTGGACGTGGGTTCTCGCCGGCGTGCTCGCGTACTGGGTGGTGGTCGCCGTCGCCCGGAACCGCGGGCTGTTGCCGGACTACGTGAACACGATGGGGCCGCTGTTGACGGTGCACACGAACCGCGGGAAGCGGCTGCTCGACCGGCTCGCCCGACCGAAGCGCGCGTGGCGCGCGTGGGGGAACTTCGGCCTCGGTGTCGCGCTGGTCGTGCTCGTCGGCGCGTTCGCCCTCCTCGCGACGACGGCGATAGCGCTCGTACAGAACCCACCGGCGGCGGCGTCCGCGGTCGGGAACCCGCGGAGCGCGCTCGTCGTCCCCGGCGTGAATCCGTTCCTTCCCGTCGCCGTCGCACCCGAAATCGTGCTCGGACTGTTCGTCGGCCTCGTGGTGCACGAGGGCGGACACGGCGTGATGAGCCGCGTCGAGGGCATCGGCGTGGAGTCGATGGGCGTCGTCCTGCTCGCGGTGCTCCCGATGGGCGCGTTCGTCGAACCCGACCAGGAAGACCAGCGCCTCGTCTCCCGCGGGAGTCGCGCCCGGATGTTCGCAGCGGGCGTGACGAACAACTTCCTCGTCGCCCTCCTCGCCTTCGGGTTGCTGTTCGGCCCCGTCGCGAGCGCTATCGCTGTCGCGCCCGGCGCGGCGGTCGGCGGGGTTGTCGAGCAGTCCCCGGCCGCGCAGGCCGGCATCGAACCCGGCGACCGCATCGTCGCCGTCGGGAACGAGTCCATCGAGTCGAACGAGGAGTTCGAGGCCGTGCTCGCGAACCGAAGCAGTCAGTCAGTCTCGATGACGCTCGCGAGCGGTGAGACGGTCACCGTGAACAGATCCGTGCTGGTGACGGGCGTCCCGGAGGCCGGGAGCGACCTGGCCGCTGCAACGGCGTTCAGCCCGCATAACGGCATCTCAACCGGCGACACTATCGTGAGCGTGAACGGCACGAGCGTCGAGACGGAAGCCGGGTTCCGTGCCCTCGTCGCGAACACGACGATTGCGACCGTCACGACCGCAACGGGGAACACGACGACCGGCCCCGTCGGCGCGCTCGTGACGCTCGTGGACGGGGAGCCGTTCGCCAGCCAGACCGGCCTCGCCGCGGGCGACGCCGTCGTCGTCACGCGCCTCGACGGCCAGCGCGTCGTCACCTACGCGGACGTGAGCGACGCGCTCGCGGACACCGCCCCCGGCGACAGCGTCGAGATCGAGTACGACGTCGACGGCGAACAGCGGACGGCGACCGTGACGCTCGCCGAGAGCCCGAACGGCGACATCGGCTTCCTCGGCGTGCAGGGGTCGCCGGGCTACTCCGGGATGACCGTGAGCGACGCGGGCATCGAACTCTACCCCGCCGGGTTCTACCTCGACGTGCTCGGCGGCGACCTCACCGGCGTGACCCTCACGCAGTCGGCGATGTTCCTCGTGTTCCTGCCGTTCCTCGCGGCGGTCGGACTCGGCGTCCCCTACAATTTCCCCGGGTTCGTCCCCGATAACGCCGCGTTCTACACGACCACCGGCGTCCTCGACCCGCTCGGCGGCGCGGGCTTACTGCTCGCGAACGCCCTGTTCTGGGTGGGCTGGGTGAACATCAACCTCGGGTTTTTCAACTGCATTCCCGGATACCCGCTCGACGGCGGCCACCTCCTGCGGACGAGCGCGGAGTCCGTGGTCTCACGGCTCCCCATCGAGGACAAGCGGAGCGCGGTCAGGGCGGTGACGACGAGCGTCGGCTTCGCGATGCTCGCCTGCCTCGTCCTGATGCTGTTCCCGAACCTACTCGTCTGA
- the lysS gene encoding lysine--tRNA ligase translates to MSSPHVLSDAEYVFWADEIADRVEARDPDDPIVIKGGISPSGVPHLGNMNELARGYFVAEVLRERGHDVRQIFTSDDRDPLRKLPRKLADLDGEIVDLGDVNAGALGTNLGHPYTAIPDPFGCCDSYGAHFSSLIEDSAELMGIPVEMVSNTALYESGEFEDATRHVLANADLAREVLAQYQDKVDESYVPFNPVCENCGKITETVRDIDADGGTVEYECTDLDAGDRVIEGCGHRGTASLRDGKLPWRFEWPAQWQVLGVDFEPFGKDHAEGSWPSGVDIVETVFEGEPPVPMVYEWFTLNGEPFSSSEGNVILVSDVLDLVERDVLRYFFTKEPKKARDFSTERIDLLVDEFDRFERVYFGEVADASEDERELAERVYPLVVDDVREERIRIPYTFAAVLGMTDDPELREEIARREGHIPEDAPEWAVEEALARVDLAREWAERTDNEYNYRINRERLPDVDLDSETAAALDELADFVAEGHDGEEVQGEIYETAKRHDIDIGEFFSVGYRLFFEEEEGPKLGQFLAALDDEFVVARLRRER, encoded by the coding sequence ATGAGCAGTCCACACGTTCTCAGCGACGCGGAGTACGTCTTCTGGGCGGACGAAATCGCGGACCGCGTCGAGGCGCGCGACCCCGACGACCCAATCGTGATCAAGGGCGGTATCTCGCCGTCCGGCGTCCCCCACCTCGGGAACATGAACGAACTCGCGCGCGGCTACTTCGTCGCCGAAGTCCTCCGCGAGCGCGGCCACGACGTGCGACAGATTTTCACGTCGGACGACCGCGACCCGCTGCGGAAGCTCCCGCGGAAACTCGCGGACCTCGACGGCGAAATCGTCGACCTCGGGGACGTGAACGCGGGCGCTCTCGGGACGAACCTCGGTCATCCCTACACGGCGATTCCGGACCCGTTCGGGTGCTGTGACTCCTACGGCGCGCACTTCTCCAGCCTCATCGAGGACTCCGCGGAACTCATGGGAATCCCCGTGGAGATGGTGTCGAACACCGCGCTCTACGAGTCCGGGGAGTTCGAAGACGCGACCCGGCACGTGCTCGCGAACGCCGACCTCGCCCGCGAGGTTCTCGCGCAGTACCAGGACAAGGTGGACGAGTCCTACGTCCCGTTCAATCCCGTCTGCGAGAACTGCGGGAAGATAACGGAGACCGTCCGCGACATCGACGCCGACGGCGGGACGGTCGAGTACGAGTGCACCGACCTCGACGCGGGCGACCGCGTCATCGAGGGCTGCGGGCATCGGGGAACCGCGAGTCTGCGGGACGGAAAGCTCCCCTGGCGGTTCGAGTGGCCGGCGCAGTGGCAGGTTCTGGGAGTGGACTTCGAGCCGTTCGGGAAAGACCACGCGGAGGGGTCGTGGCCGTCCGGCGTGGACATCGTGGAGACCGTGTTCGAGGGGGAACCGCCGGTGCCGATGGTGTACGAGTGGTTCACGCTGAACGGCGAGCCGTTCAGTTCCTCGGAGGGGAACGTCATCCTCGTCTCGGACGTGCTCGACCTCGTGGAGCGGGACGTACTCCGGTACTTCTTCACGAAGGAACCGAAGAAGGCCCGAGACTTCAGCACGGAACGCATCGACCTGCTCGTGGACGAGTTCGACCGCTTCGAGCGCGTCTACTTCGGGGAGGTCGCGGACGCCTCGGAGGACGAGCGGGAACTCGCGGAGCGCGTCTACCCGCTCGTCGTGGACGACGTCCGAGAGGAGCGCATCCGCATCCCGTACACGTTCGCGGCCGTGCTCGGGATGACGGACGACCCCGAACTCAGGGAGGAGATCGCGCGACGCGAGGGCCACATTCCCGAGGACGCGCCCGAGTGGGCGGTCGAGGAGGCGCTCGCGCGCGTCGACCTCGCCCGCGAGTGGGCCGAGCGCACGGACAACGAGTACAACTACCGCATCAACCGCGAGCGCCTCCCCGACGTGGACCTCGATTCGGAGACGGCGGCGGCGCTCGACGAACTCGCGGACTTCGTCGCGGAAGGCCACGACGGCGAGGAGGTGCAGGGCGAGATCTACGAGACGGCGAAGCGCCACGACATCGACATCGGCGAGTTCTTCTCCGTCGGCTACCGGCTGTTCTTCGAGGAGGAGGAGGGGCCGAAACTCGGGCAGTTCCTCGCCGCGCTGGACGACGAGTTCGTCGTCGCGCGGCTGCGCCGCGAGCGGTAA
- the pyrH gene encoding UMP kinase: MRVVVSIGGSVLAPDLAHERIRAHAAAIERLVEEGCSVGVVVGGGGIAREYIDTARSLGANEIELDDIGISVTRLNARLLISALDDAAPSPAKDYETAGEAMRRGDVAVMGGVTAGQTTDAVGAALAEYTDADLLVYATSVPGVFSADPNEDSSAQRFDSMTASELVDVIGNIEMSAGSSAPVDILAAKLIERSRMRVVVLDGTDSENIVDAVLRGEHDGTDIRPDSATETPALWQE; this comes from the coding sequence ATGCGAGTAGTCGTTTCTATCGGCGGGAGCGTGCTCGCTCCGGACCTCGCGCACGAGCGAATCCGAGCGCACGCCGCCGCCATCGAACGCTTGGTCGAGGAGGGGTGTTCCGTCGGCGTGGTCGTCGGCGGCGGCGGTATCGCCCGCGAGTACATCGATACCGCCCGGAGCCTGGGCGCGAACGAGATCGAACTGGACGACATCGGCATCTCGGTCACCCGACTGAACGCCCGCCTCCTCATCTCCGCGCTGGACGACGCGGCCCCGAGTCCCGCGAAGGACTACGAGACCGCGGGCGAGGCGATGCGGCGTGGCGACGTGGCCGTGATGGGCGGCGTCACCGCCGGACAGACGACGGACGCCGTCGGCGCGGCGCTCGCCGAGTACACGGACGCCGACCTCCTCGTGTACGCGACGAGCGTGCCCGGCGTGTTCAGCGCCGACCCGAACGAGGACAGCTCCGCGCAGCGCTTCGACTCGATGACCGCGAGCGAACTCGTGGACGTCATCGGGAACATCGAGATGAGCGCGGGGTCGAGCGCGCCCGTCGACATCCTCGCGGCGAAGCTCATCGAGCGCTCCCGGATGCGGGTCGTCGTGCTCGACGGCACGGACTCCGAGAACATCGTGGACGCCGTGCTGCGCGGCGAGCACGACGGCACGGACATCCGCCCCGACAGCGCGACCGAGACGCCCGCGCTCTGGCAGGAATGA
- a CDS encoding molybdopterin synthase, with product MHVLGLATGPGVPADPLADRLAADLPGTVAVVERSAGAGGDPTRYELGPEGSTVSRPGGDLLGALDDLARDHDYAVLVGFADVSVPHVVVGDADAETALVRVSTPEEVETDAVVRALADRDEHESRQSLVAEVTRAPSAEFAGAVATFTGIVREREGPGDDRTESLTFEKYEGVAAERLARIRDELEARDGVHEVRLHHRTGRIEAGADIVFVVVLAGHRREAFETVADGIDRLKDEVPIFKKELTVEDEFWTHERGE from the coding sequence ATGCACGTGCTCGGTCTCGCAACGGGCCCCGGCGTCCCCGCCGACCCGCTCGCGGACAGACTCGCCGCTGATCTCCCCGGTACCGTGGCCGTCGTCGAACGCAGCGCGGGCGCGGGCGGAGACCCTACGCGGTACGAACTCGGCCCCGAGGGCTCCACCGTCTCCCGGCCCGGCGGCGACCTCCTGGGCGCGCTCGACGATCTGGCGCGCGACCACGACTACGCCGTCCTCGTCGGGTTCGCGGACGTGAGCGTCCCCCACGTCGTCGTCGGGGACGCGGACGCAGAAACCGCGCTCGTCCGCGTCTCGACCCCCGAGGAAGTCGAGACGGACGCGGTCGTTCGCGCGCTCGCCGACCGCGACGAACACGAGTCTCGCCAGTCGCTCGTCGCGGAGGTCACCCGGGCGCCGAGCGCGGAGTTCGCGGGCGCGGTCGCCACGTTCACCGGTATCGTCCGGGAGCGAGAGGGGCCCGGGGACGACCGAACGGAGTCGCTGACGTTCGAGAAGTACGAGGGCGTCGCCGCCGAGCGCCTCGCGCGCATCCGCGACGAACTCGAGGCCCGCGACGGCGTCCACGAGGTGCGCCTCCACCACCGAACGGGCCGCATCGAGGCCGGCGCGGACATCGTGTTCGTCGTCGTGCTCGCCGGCCACCGCCGCGAGGCCTTCGAAACCGTCGCGGACGGTATCGACCGACTGAAGGACGAGGTTCCGATTTTCAAGAAGGAACTCACCGTCGAGGACGAGTTCTGGACGCACGAACGCGGCGAGTAG
- a CDS encoding AEC family transporter — translation MSFVSALTDAILPVLAVALAGFLLGRFREVEVDALGTVTLYVLTPALVFSTLATTTLSGSAVVSIAVGVTAFTVVMAAVAYAVVTVTDAPHPNGTMLASTFSNAGNYGIPLSAFAFGATGRSTAVLFIAAQSVLMYSLGVFIAARGTGAGVRDSVGQIFELPLLYAVLAAGLVRFLGVVPPETGPAMETISMVGNAAIPVMLLMLGIQLGNTGRGVALSKVATPTVLKLAVAPVVALAVAVPLGFSDPVVARTFVLECAMPAAVTPLVFTVEFSDDPAAPAYVSTAILVTTLLSIPVLAVLLTALRGGLPLPGV, via the coding sequence GTGTCGTTCGTCTCCGCGCTGACCGACGCCATCCTCCCCGTTCTCGCGGTCGCGCTCGCGGGCTTCCTCCTCGGGCGCTTCCGCGAGGTCGAGGTGGACGCGCTCGGCACCGTCACGCTCTACGTTCTCACGCCCGCGCTCGTGTTCTCGACGCTCGCGACCACCACGCTCTCCGGGAGCGCGGTCGTCAGCATCGCCGTCGGCGTCACCGCGTTCACGGTCGTGATGGCCGCCGTCGCGTACGCCGTTGTCACCGTCACCGACGCTCCGCACCCGAACGGGACAATGCTCGCGTCGACGTTCTCGAACGCGGGCAACTACGGGATTCCACTCTCCGCGTTCGCGTTCGGCGCGACCGGCCGCAGCACGGCGGTCCTGTTCATCGCCGCGCAGTCCGTCCTGATGTACTCGCTCGGCGTGTTCATTGCCGCGCGCGGCACCGGCGCGGGCGTCCGGGACTCCGTCGGCCAGATATTCGAACTCCCCCTCCTGTACGCGGTGCTCGCCGCCGGCCTCGTCCGGTTCCTCGGCGTCGTCCCGCCAGAGACCGGGCCGGCGATGGAGACGATTTCGATGGTCGGGAACGCCGCCATCCCCGTCATGCTGCTGATGCTCGGCATCCAACTCGGGAACACCGGCCGCGGCGTCGCGCTCTCGAAGGTCGCGACGCCCACGGTGCTCAAACTCGCTGTCGCCCCTGTCGTCGCCCTCGCTGTCGCGGTTCCGCTCGGGTTCTCCGACCCCGTGGTCGCGCGGACGTTCGTCCTGGAGTGCGCGATGCCCGCCGCCGTCACGCCGCTCGTCTTTACTGTCGAGTTCAGCGACGACCCCGCCGCGCCCGCGTACGTCTCCACCGCCATTCTCGTCACCACCCTGCTCTCCATCCCCGTGCTCGCCGTGCTCCTCACCGCCCTCCGCGGCGGCCTCCCGCTTCCGGGAGTTTAA